In Bacillus toyonensis BCT-7112, a single window of DNA contains:
- a CDS encoding condensation domain-containing protein: MEQGKYSVTPQDRMNYLLGLYSADQQINAVLYFPVGLSKEILEQSVRITLQLQPVLNSRFVENDTPYWEEHSSGTNSSICFFAEGNDQELEIMAIDFIKEPGDRIQGPMVQTILLRGTTTDMLVVKLSHLCSDGAGVKEYINLLGAIYTHLSLGGSKDQIIKEFGEGNESFRDQSHVFKYAGISDVKSAYRPNQEQQASLWSFPSQPNKNKSPKMSVGRLSREQTLCLTKWTKAQQATLNDVIMTAYFRALSHFTVYAEPRTAEKMIGLTIDLRRYLPNYTTGAICNLSGMEMPVIKMEDGESFNQTLVRVKQSMDKIKGQNPGLSSAAGMEILAGMKLSTVKEMYNQQYEQAVQMGMALPLMTNFGVIADEPIQFGEIQAEDGYMTSPIMYAPFFSMGASTYNGRLTFTIGYHAPETSKEKVDKFLECVINQLS, encoded by the coding sequence ATGGAACAAGGAAAGTATTCAGTAACACCTCAAGATCGAATGAATTATTTATTAGGTCTTTATTCTGCAGATCAACAAATTAATGCGGTTCTTTATTTTCCTGTAGGTCTATCAAAGGAAATACTTGAACAATCAGTAAGGATAACATTACAATTGCAGCCAGTTTTGAATAGTCGATTTGTAGAAAATGATACTCCTTACTGGGAGGAACATTCATCTGGCACTAACTCATCTATTTGCTTTTTTGCAGAAGGAAATGATCAAGAACTTGAAATAATGGCAATAGATTTTATTAAGGAACCTGGTGATCGTATTCAGGGGCCTATGGTTCAAACAATATTATTACGAGGCACTACAACAGATATGTTAGTTGTGAAATTATCTCATCTATGTTCAGATGGTGCAGGAGTCAAGGAATATATTAATTTGCTTGGAGCAATTTATACGCACCTTTCCTTAGGAGGATCTAAGGATCAAATTATAAAGGAATTTGGTGAGGGAAATGAGAGTTTTCGAGATCAATCACATGTATTCAAATATGCTGGAATATCGGACGTAAAAAGTGCGTATCGTCCTAACCAAGAACAGCAGGCATCGTTATGGTCTTTTCCATCTCAACCCAACAAAAATAAATCCCCCAAAATGTCTGTAGGGCGGTTGAGCCGTGAACAAACTCTATGTCTAACCAAATGGACAAAAGCACAACAGGCTACCTTGAATGATGTAATCATGACTGCATACTTCCGTGCTTTATCACATTTCACTGTGTATGCAGAACCTCGCACCGCAGAAAAAATGATTGGTTTGACAATTGATTTACGTCGATATCTGCCTAATTATACGACTGGTGCTATTTGCAACTTATCCGGAATGGAAATGCCAGTGATTAAAATGGAAGATGGTGAATCATTTAATCAGACTCTTGTTCGAGTTAAACAATCAATGGATAAAATAAAGGGCCAAAATCCAGGTCTTTCTTCAGCGGCAGGAATGGAGATACTGGCAGGTATGAAGCTATCTACGGTGAAGGAAATGTATAATCAGCAATACGAGCAGGCTGTACAGATGGGGATGGCGTTGCCATTAATGACAAATTTCGGGGTGATCGCTGATGAACCTATTCAGTTTGGTGAAATTCAAGCTGAGGACGGGTATATGACATCACCCATTATGTATGCACCATTCTTTTCAATGGGAGCAAGCACTTATAATGGAAGACTTACATTTACGATTGGTTATCATGCGCCGGAGACATCAAAAGAAAAGGTAGACAAATTTTTAGAATGTGTTATTAATCAGCTATCATAA
- a CDS encoding DinB family protein: MQKRLGTNEYNPYYSTYIKLVPDGDIIHILEQQMKETNLLLKDISDSEGHFRYAPNKWSIKEVIGHIADTERIMAYRLLSIARGETAELPGYTDDMYVLRAAFDKQSMQNLLTNLTVVRQSTVHLLKSLDKDAWLQRGIANNSEVTVRALANIIAGHELHHRQIIKVRYFGANAFTEC, from the coding sequence ATGCAAAAGAGACTAGGAACAAATGAATATAATCCATACTACTCAACGTACATAAAATTAGTACCAGATGGAGATATCATACATATTCTAGAGCAACAAATGAAGGAAACGAATCTTTTATTGAAGGATATTTCTGATAGTGAAGGACATTTTCGATATGCCCCTAATAAATGGAGTATAAAAGAAGTAATCGGTCATATTGCAGATACTGAACGTATTATGGCATATCGTTTGCTGTCCATAGCAAGAGGTGAGACAGCAGAACTTCCTGGCTATACTGACGATATGTATGTTCTTAGAGCAGCTTTTGATAAGCAATCTATGCAAAATCTTCTTACGAATTTAACAGTTGTTCGCCAATCTACTGTGCATTTACTTAAAAGTTTAGATAAAGATGCCTGGTTGCAAAGGGGAATTGCGAACAATTCTGAAGTCACGGTTCGTGCATTAGCAAACATTATTGCTGGTCATGAGCTTCATCATCGGCAAATTATAAAAGTACGTTATTTTGGGGCTAATGCATTTACAGAATGTTAA
- a CDS encoding hemolysin XhlA family protein: MEDVYAKIDSLKAEQKEIMRDIRTLETRTTINEKDIATINKQLEKISTNTTWILRIIISAIVMSVLGLILKGII; this comes from the coding sequence ATGGAAGATGTTTACGCGAAAATTGACAGCCTAAAAGCAGAGCAAAAAGAAATTATGAGAGACATTCGTACTTTAGAAACGCGTACCACTATTAATGAGAAAGACATAGCAACAATCAATAAGCAATTAGAGAAAATAAGTACAAACACAACTTGGATTTTGCGAATTATTATTAGTGCGATAGTAATGTCAGTTTTAGGATTGATATTAAAAGGGATTATTTAA
- a CDS encoding SDR family NAD(P)-dependent oxidoreductase, whose amino-acid sequence MKLKDKVAIITGGASGIGESTVRLFIEEGAKVVIADFSERGKDLSDELNANGYDTLFIKTDVTVEADIKQLIHETVSKYGKLDIMYANAGVADDAPANELSYEKWKKTIDINLSGVFLSDKYSIEQFLKQGAGGVIVNAGSIHSFVSLPTPTAYSSAKGGVKLLTQNLCTAYAKYGIRINAVCPGYIDTPLLGSVNPQQKEYLASLHPQGRLGTPEEVAKAVLFLASDDASFVNGTTLLVDGGYTAR is encoded by the coding sequence ATGAAATTAAAAGACAAAGTAGCAATCATAACTGGTGGTGCAAGCGGGATTGGCGAATCCACCGTTCGTCTTTTTATTGAAGAAGGTGCAAAAGTAGTTATCGCTGACTTTTCTGAACGTGGAAAAGACCTATCAGATGAATTGAACGCAAATGGATATGATACGTTATTTATTAAAACTGATGTAACAGTAGAGGCAGATATTAAACAACTAATCCATGAGACAGTAAGTAAATACGGTAAATTAGATATTATGTATGCAAATGCCGGCGTTGCTGATGATGCACCGGCAAACGAATTGTCCTATGAAAAATGGAAAAAAACCATTGATATTAACTTGTCAGGGGTATTCCTTTCTGATAAATATTCGATTGAACAATTTCTTAAACAAGGTGCAGGTGGTGTCATCGTTAACGCTGGTTCGATTCATAGTTTTGTTTCATTACCTACCCCAACAGCATACTCCTCTGCAAAAGGTGGCGTAAAACTATTAACTCAAAATTTATGTACTGCCTACGCTAAATATGGAATACGTATTAATGCGGTGTGCCCTGGCTATATTGATACCCCTTTGCTTGGTAGTGTTAATCCTCAACAGAAAGAATATTTAGCTTCCCTTCATCCACAAGGCAGACTTGGAACACCAGAAGAAGTGGCTAAAGCTGTCTTATTTTTAGCAAGTGATGATGCTAGTTTTGTTAATGGTACAACACTTCTTGTTGACGGAGGCTATACTGCACGTTAA
- a CDS encoding YojF family protein produces the protein MEIVKDSSLIQNEIERFVNKDVYIHLETTNGAYASHFNEKMMTVGAFIRNAIIRFERGKITGTNPYRVGLKMDHGWVYAEGITHWEVDDKERLLLAGHDNQGRLAVALELSLTPFK, from the coding sequence ATGGAAATAGTAAAAGATAGTTCTCTTATTCAAAATGAAATTGAACGTTTTGTAAATAAAGATGTATATATTCATTTAGAAACAACGAACGGAGCGTATGCGTCACACTTTAATGAAAAGATGATGACAGTTGGAGCATTCATTCGAAATGCAATTATTCGCTTTGAGCGCGGGAAAATAACTGGAACAAACCCATACCGAGTTGGTTTGAAAATGGATCATGGCTGGGTATATGCAGAAGGTATTACGCACTGGGAAGTAGACGATAAAGAGCGTTTATTACTAGCAGGGCATGATAACCAAGGTCGCTTAGCGGTAGCACTTGAGTTAAGCTTAACGCCATTTAAGTAA
- a CDS encoding ArsB/NhaD family transporter produces MEQSAHEVANWQYYFAIAVFLVTYGFIISEKLNRAVIALFGAAIMIIFGIVDLHTAFTSHIQWETITLLIGMMILVHITSQSGVFEFVAIKAAKAADGKPIRILLLLSLLTAVGSAFLDNVTTVLLIVPVTLSITRILKVNPVPYLISEVLFSNIGGTATLIGDPPNIMIGSANKHLDFNAFLLNLAPIVIIISIVTLGIIYFMYRNKLKTTPEQIEKLMALNEKDYIKDQSLLLKSITILGLTILGFVLHSIIHVDAAVIAMTGATLLMLIGVKEHEIEDIFAHVEWVTIFFFAGLFVLVGGLIDIGLISSLAKEVIDVTNGDIGFAAILILWVSGIASATIDNIPFVATMIPLIQDLATGLGLSVDSPQIEVLWWALSLGACLGGNGTLIGASANVVVAGIAKREGHGFSYMDFLKIGLPLTIIALLLSHAYIYLRYLM; encoded by the coding sequence TTGGAACAATCAGCACATGAAGTAGCAAATTGGCAATATTATTTTGCAATTGCCGTATTTTTAGTCACGTATGGTTTTATTATTTCTGAAAAATTGAATCGTGCTGTAATTGCACTATTCGGTGCTGCTATTATGATTATTTTTGGAATTGTAGATTTACACACTGCTTTCACATCACATATTCAATGGGAAACGATCACCCTTTTAATCGGGATGATGATTCTCGTACATATTACGAGTCAATCAGGCGTATTTGAATTTGTAGCTATTAAAGCAGCAAAAGCAGCTGATGGAAAACCGATTCGCATTTTATTATTACTATCCTTATTAACCGCCGTCGGTTCTGCATTTTTGGATAATGTAACGACTGTTTTATTAATCGTTCCTGTTACATTATCCATTACACGTATTTTAAAAGTAAATCCTGTGCCTTATTTGATTTCAGAAGTGCTGTTTTCAAATATAGGCGGAACAGCAACATTAATCGGTGATCCACCTAATATTATGATTGGATCAGCAAACAAGCATTTAGACTTTAACGCCTTTTTACTTAACTTAGCTCCAATCGTAATTATTATTTCTATCGTTACACTTGGCATTATTTACTTCATGTATCGTAACAAACTAAAAACAACGCCTGAACAAATCGAAAAACTAATGGCGTTAAACGAAAAAGATTATATTAAAGATCAAAGCCTCCTTTTAAAATCGATTACAATTTTAGGACTAACTATTTTAGGCTTTGTACTTCATTCTATTATTCATGTAGATGCTGCCGTTATCGCAATGACAGGCGCTACACTTCTTATGTTAATCGGCGTAAAAGAACATGAAATAGAAGATATATTTGCCCACGTTGAATGGGTAACCATTTTCTTCTTCGCCGGACTATTCGTTCTCGTTGGCGGATTAATTGATATCGGACTTATTTCTTCACTCGCAAAAGAAGTAATCGACGTAACAAATGGTGATATCGGTTTCGCTGCGATACTTATTTTATGGGTATCTGGCATCGCATCTGCGACAATTGACAATATTCCATTTGTCGCAACGATGATTCCTCTTATTCAAGATTTAGCTACTGGCCTCGGATTATCTGTTGATTCGCCGCAAATCGAAGTGCTATGGTGGGCGTTATCTCTTGGAGCTTGCTTAGGAGGAAACGGAACATTAATCGGAGCATCAGCAAACGTAGTTGTTGCTGGTATTGCAAAACGTGAAGGACATGGATTTTCTTATATGGACTTCTTAAAAATCGGTTTACCGTTAACAATCATTGCACTATTGTTATCACATGCTTACATTTATTTACGTTATTTAATGTAG
- a CDS encoding GNAT family N-acetyltransferase, whose translation MTMNLFQNKTIKLSVRREADAEVMAMWQEDSEYLRNVDTDVAFPQSLQEIASDGLLKGRRSNSVSFMLRTVQDDRLIGFVAIHGIEWNNRTGLLAIGIGDANDRGKGYGREAIYLILKYAFYELNLHRVGLDVISYNKAAIELYKKMGFQMEGCMREAVQRDGKCFDRIIMGILRDEWIELQG comes from the coding sequence ATGACAATGAATCTTTTTCAAAATAAAACGATTAAATTATCAGTTAGGAGAGAAGCAGATGCTGAAGTAATGGCTATGTGGCAGGAAGATAGTGAGTATTTAAGAAATGTTGATACAGATGTAGCATTCCCGCAATCTTTACAGGAAATAGCGAGTGATGGGCTATTAAAGGGACGAAGATCGAATAGTGTTTCTTTCATGTTAAGGACAGTTCAAGATGATCGCTTAATTGGTTTTGTTGCAATTCATGGCATAGAGTGGAATAACAGAACGGGTTTATTAGCTATTGGTATAGGAGATGCGAATGATAGGGGGAAGGGATATGGAAGAGAAGCGATCTATCTTATCTTAAAATATGCTTTTTATGAATTGAATTTACACCGCGTCGGTCTTGATGTTATTTCTTATAATAAAGCTGCTATTGAGTTGTATAAAAAGATGGGTTTTCAGATGGAAGGCTGTATGAGAGAAGCGGTTCAAAGAGATGGGAAGTGTTTTGATCGTATCATTATGGGGATATTGCGGGATGAATGGATAGAGCTGCAAGGTTAG
- a CDS encoding iron-hydroxamate ABC transporter substrate-binding protein — MKKKLTILFSIMCILVLAACGQTKSNEEATQKTEKSNDPKIASMSIHLTNNLLALGITPVGSVIGGDLKDFLPHAKEQLKDTKKLGVVTDPNMEALLQLKPSEIYVDEKYAGKYLAKYEKIAKTHTFNLDEGTWRDHLKEVGKLVNREKEADKYIQDYEEQSKRVKNLIDKELGNNEKVMAIRVTAKELRVFSTKRPMGPILFHDLGLQPANGVEKIDGNRPFEVISQEVLPDFDADAIFVVVNRDDKAKAAFKQLQETPIWKDLKAVKEKHIYIINDQPWLDYSALGNKMAMDEAEKMFTK; from the coding sequence ATGAAAAAGAAACTTACTATTTTATTTAGCATTATGTGTATTTTAGTATTAGCAGCATGTGGTCAAACGAAATCTAATGAAGAGGCAACGCAAAAAACGGAAAAAAGTAATGATCCAAAAATTGCTTCCATGTCTATTCACTTAACGAACAATTTACTTGCATTAGGAATTACACCAGTAGGTTCTGTTATTGGTGGAGATTTAAAAGATTTCTTACCGCACGCAAAAGAGCAGTTGAAAGATACGAAGAAACTTGGGGTTGTAACAGATCCGAATATGGAAGCATTACTACAATTAAAGCCATCTGAAATTTATGTGGATGAAAAATATGCTGGCAAATATTTAGCGAAATACGAAAAAATTGCAAAAACACATACTTTTAATTTAGATGAAGGTACGTGGAGAGATCATTTAAAAGAAGTAGGTAAACTTGTAAACCGTGAGAAAGAAGCAGATAAATATATTCAAGACTATGAAGAACAATCAAAACGAGTGAAAAATTTAATAGATAAAGAGCTGGGTAATAACGAAAAAGTAATGGCAATTCGCGTTACTGCAAAAGAGTTACGTGTATTTAGTACGAAAAGACCGATGGGACCAATTTTATTCCATGACTTAGGATTACAGCCTGCAAATGGTGTAGAGAAAATTGATGGAAACCGCCCCTTCGAAGTCATTTCACAAGAAGTATTACCTGACTTTGATGCAGATGCTATTTTCGTTGTTGTAAATAGAGACGATAAGGCAAAAGCTGCATTTAAACAACTTCAAGAAACACCAATTTGGAAAGACTTAAAAGCTGTTAAAGAAAAGCACATATACATTATTAATGACCAACCATGGCTAGACTATTCTGCTTTAGGTAACAAAATGGCAATGGATGAAGCGGAGAAAATGTTTACGAAATAA
- a CDS encoding FecCD family ABC transporter permease translates to MKGLFNTDKKRAITVTTIFGCISIAVILISLNTGTLSIAPLRVIETLLGYGDFESATVLYDYRMPRIIITMLAGIGLGISGAILQGLSRNALADPGILGLHSGAFFGLIVFVTLFHSINESASILIPLFTFGGGVLAAFLIILLASDRSKGLLPIRLILIGIAVSAGFSAISLFFSLKLNDETYTFASRWLVGNVWGRDWIHVLALLPWIFILTPYAWLKSKTLNALSLGDSVAAGLGVSVQKERLLLLATAVGLSCASVSMAGVIGFIGLVAPHIARKLVGTTYQHFLPLAGIIGMIILVLADTIGRSIFEPNSIPAGVVVAALGAPYFLYLLTKTK, encoded by the coding sequence GTGAAGGGTCTTTTTAACACGGATAAAAAGAGAGCTATTACTGTAACTACAATCTTCGGATGTATAAGTATCGCTGTAATTTTAATTAGTTTAAATACAGGGACACTGAGTATAGCGCCACTTAGAGTAATTGAAACACTTTTGGGTTATGGTGATTTTGAGAGTGCAACCGTGCTATATGATTATCGTATGCCAAGAATAATAATCACGATGTTAGCCGGTATTGGTCTTGGTATTTCCGGTGCGATTTTGCAAGGGTTATCCCGTAATGCACTTGCAGATCCTGGTATTTTAGGGTTGCATTCAGGTGCATTTTTCGGTCTTATCGTATTTGTTACTCTCTTTCATTCTATTAATGAGAGTGCATCCATTTTAATACCGTTATTTACATTTGGCGGAGGAGTATTAGCTGCATTTCTTATTATTTTACTTGCGAGTGATCGGTCAAAAGGTTTACTTCCCATTAGACTTATTCTCATTGGTATTGCAGTTTCAGCTGGCTTTAGTGCAATTTCGCTATTTTTCTCTCTCAAGTTAAATGATGAGACGTATACATTCGCTTCTAGATGGCTAGTTGGTAACGTGTGGGGAAGGGATTGGATTCATGTCCTGGCATTATTACCTTGGATTTTCATACTAACCCCTTATGCGTGGCTAAAATCTAAAACGTTAAATGCATTGTCACTAGGTGATAGTGTAGCAGCAGGACTTGGTGTTTCTGTGCAAAAAGAACGGTTATTACTTTTAGCTACAGCGGTTGGATTATCTTGCGCAAGTGTATCGATGGCAGGGGTGATTGGCTTTATCGGCTTAGTTGCTCCGCATATCGCAAGAAAGTTAGTAGGTACTACCTATCAACACTTCCTTCCGTTAGCTGGCATAATCGGAATGATTATTTTAGTGCTCGCAGATACGATAGGACGCTCTATATTTGAGCCGAATTCTATTCCGGCTGGTGTAGTAGTAGCGGCTTTAGGAGCACCGTATTTTCTTTATTTACTTACAAAAACAAAATAA
- a CDS encoding FecCD family ABC transporter permease: MLHKSTVHAGNNRWIHIKFICFMSLTILCLIGSIFLAISFGAKDIHLQTVWVAVLDYNPKLTQHQIIYELRLPRVIGAAVVGAAFAVAGAVMQGVTRNPLADAGVLGINAGAMFVVALSFAFFPHMPYSYLMIVSFIGAVLSTVLIFVIGSATSGGLTPMRLTIAGAVMAALLHSLSSGVAIYYDLSQDLAFWYAGGVAGVKWEHLKFLVPIILITIIFAIVLGRSISLISMGDDVATNLGVKTNRTRILGMIIVVILAGVSVSAVGSIGFVGLVIPHIARKLVGVNYRLIIPMSALLGAMLLVVADLGARTVNPPKELAIGIMVALVGVPFFLYIARKVGREL, from the coding sequence ATGTTACATAAGTCTACTGTACATGCTGGTAATAACCGCTGGATACATATTAAGTTCATATGTTTCATGAGCTTAACAATTTTATGTTTAATTGGATCTATATTTTTAGCCATTTCATTTGGTGCAAAGGATATTCATTTACAAACGGTGTGGGTAGCGGTTTTGGATTACAATCCGAAACTAACACAGCACCAAATTATTTATGAATTAAGGCTCCCGAGAGTAATTGGTGCAGCAGTTGTAGGGGCAGCTTTTGCGGTTGCTGGTGCTGTTATGCAAGGTGTAACACGAAATCCTTTAGCTGATGCAGGTGTACTCGGAATAAATGCAGGTGCGATGTTTGTAGTAGCACTTAGTTTTGCCTTTTTCCCACATATGCCGTATTCCTATTTAATGATTGTTTCCTTTATTGGAGCTGTCTTAAGTACAGTACTTATTTTTGTTATTGGATCAGCAACATCAGGCGGGTTAACACCAATGAGGTTAACGATTGCTGGAGCGGTTATGGCAGCGCTTTTACATTCATTAAGTTCAGGTGTTGCGATTTATTATGATTTAAGCCAAGATTTAGCGTTTTGGTATGCTGGTGGTGTTGCAGGGGTTAAGTGGGAACACTTGAAATTTTTAGTCCCTATTATTCTTATAACGATTATTTTTGCGATAGTGTTAGGAAGATCTATTTCACTCATATCAATGGGAGATGATGTTGCTACAAATTTAGGAGTGAAAACGAACCGAACGAGAATACTAGGGATGATTATAGTAGTTATTCTGGCAGGTGTTTCTGTTTCAGCTGTTGGTTCTATTGGATTTGTAGGACTAGTTATCCCGCACATTGCTAGAAAATTAGTTGGTGTTAATTATAGACTCATTATTCCTATGTCAGCATTATTAGGAGCTATGTTATTAGTTGTAGCTGATTTAGGGGCAAGAACAGTAAATCCTCCTAAGGAACTTGCGATAGGGATTATGGTAGCTCTTGTTGGAGTTCCGTTCTTCCTCTATATAGCACGTAAAGTTGGGAGGGAATTATAA
- a CDS encoding DUF817 domain-containing protein, whose product MFYIKQLLHFTYEQALSCLFPVTIFLTLALSKIISIPGLYRYDFILIVCLLMQWIMYKTGLETKDELKVITVFHLIGLLLEIYKVHFGSWSYPEEAYSKIFGVPLYSGFMYASVASYICQAWRRLHLQMHHWPKAIFAIPLGAIIYFNFFTHHFLYDFRWVLTLLLFIVFFRTFVEFSLQSVTYKMPLVLSFFLIGFFIWIAENIATFFGAWQYPNQREAWNLVHLSKISSWFLLVVISIMIVTQLKHLKESKR is encoded by the coding sequence ATGTTCTATATAAAACAATTACTACATTTCACTTACGAACAAGCATTATCTTGTTTATTCCCAGTCACTATTTTTTTAACACTAGCCCTTTCAAAAATCATTTCTATCCCAGGGTTATATCGCTATGATTTCATACTCATCGTATGTCTTCTGATGCAGTGGATTATGTATAAAACTGGTCTTGAAACAAAGGACGAACTAAAAGTAATTACTGTCTTTCATTTAATTGGACTTTTACTAGAAATATATAAAGTACATTTCGGTTCATGGAGTTATCCTGAAGAGGCATATTCGAAAATTTTTGGAGTTCCACTTTACAGCGGTTTTATGTACGCAAGTGTCGCAAGTTACATATGCCAAGCGTGGAGAAGATTGCATTTACAAATGCACCATTGGCCAAAAGCCATTTTTGCCATACCGTTAGGAGCTATAATTTACTTCAATTTTTTTACACATCATTTTCTATATGACTTTAGATGGGTATTAACTTTACTTTTATTCATCGTTTTCTTTCGGACATTTGTAGAATTTTCATTGCAAAGCGTTACATATAAAATGCCGCTCGTACTCTCATTTTTCCTTATCGGATTCTTTATTTGGATTGCAGAAAACATCGCTACTTTTTTCGGAGCATGGCAATATCCAAATCAACGAGAAGCATGGAACCTCGTTCACTTAAGCAAAATTAGCTCATGGTTTTTACTCGTTGTTATTAGCATTATGATTGTTACGCAGCTAAAACATTTGAAGGAGTCGAAAAGATAA
- a CDS encoding DUF4003 domain-containing protein has protein sequence MEYTYNDREELEIGVNTMITLEQKLEQYKHTYVQLKGELKWKTSDSRTAMMIAAMYAGSDKLFDLGRFLEISSYIKNQVGMFSYLKSYHRFVVAATLDIHFTDYKKAFQKFLDLYEQLVTGGFSRSIFTYLAAAVLLTEENEQHGTHIQRSMQVYKRMKKDHLFLTSTNDYPLAVLLAGQSEHVETLMDRVERLYQKLATAGLRKGNDLQFLSHILSLKKDVREELLVAKCTNIWNLLKQEKVKVKQMHYPAIGLLALLEDGEKEIHSIRAFIEKLQGDKLFRWHTDTTILIAIQLFVSQKGEESKATNTGLQTMIEVLIQAQQAAMMATIAASSVATSSASSSS, from the coding sequence ATGGAATATACGTATAATGATAGAGAAGAACTAGAAATAGGGGTGAATACTATGATTACATTAGAGCAAAAGTTGGAGCAATATAAACATACATATGTACAGTTAAAGGGAGAACTAAAATGGAAAACGAGTGATTCTCGAACAGCAATGATGATTGCTGCTATGTATGCAGGTAGTGATAAGTTGTTTGATCTCGGACGTTTTTTAGAAATTAGTAGTTATATTAAGAATCAGGTAGGGATGTTTTCATACTTAAAGTCTTATCATCGTTTTGTAGTGGCCGCAACATTAGATATTCACTTTACAGATTATAAGAAAGCTTTTCAGAAGTTTTTAGATTTATATGAACAATTGGTCACTGGTGGCTTTAGCCGGAGTATATTTACTTATCTCGCAGCAGCTGTGCTTTTAACAGAAGAAAATGAACAGCATGGCACACATATTCAGCGTTCGATGCAAGTATATAAACGCATGAAAAAGGATCACCTCTTTCTTACAAGTACAAATGATTATCCGCTCGCAGTTTTATTAGCAGGACAATCAGAGCATGTAGAAACACTTATGGACCGAGTGGAACGTCTTTATCAGAAACTAGCGACAGCTGGTTTGCGTAAAGGGAATGATCTTCAATTTTTGAGTCATATTCTTTCACTAAAGAAGGATGTCAGGGAAGAACTATTAGTTGCAAAATGTACAAATATATGGAATTTGTTAAAGCAAGAAAAGGTAAAAGTAAAACAGATGCATTACCCAGCTATCGGGCTACTAGCGTTACTCGAGGACGGAGAAAAAGAGATTCATTCTATTCGAGCATTTATTGAAAAATTGCAGGGGGATAAATTGTTCCGTTGGCATACAGATACAACTATTCTTATTGCTATTCAACTGTTCGTAAGTCAGAAAGGTGAGGAAAGTAAAGCTACTAACACAGGTTTACAAACAATGATAGAAGTCCTCATACAAGCACAACAGGCAGCCATGATGGCAACGATTGCCGCTTCATCTGTAGCAACATCTTCTGCTAGTAGTAGTTCATAA
- a CDS encoding DinB family protein, with protein MNRLVGLKQFEITRGALLKFMETLDDNTADTQPDGFNNTIRWHIGHVLTAAETFMFGREFKQLPTEYPGMFGYGTRPSKWETEGPSLEVLTAQLKEQAKRINEMPAEVFENKLPEPFLGLKTVGELYGMMLYHEADHLGQMKAMERIIKAL; from the coding sequence ATGAATAGACTAGTTGGTTTAAAACAATTTGAAATAACGCGTGGAGCATTACTGAAATTCATGGAAACGTTAGATGATAATACTGCGGATACGCAGCCGGATGGCTTTAACAATACAATTCGCTGGCATATTGGTCACGTGTTAACGGCAGCAGAAACTTTCATGTTTGGAAGAGAATTTAAACAATTACCAACTGAATACCCAGGTATGTTTGGATATGGTACACGACCATCTAAATGGGAAACAGAAGGGCCATCATTAGAAGTGTTAACGGCTCAATTAAAAGAACAAGCGAAGCGTATTAACGAAATGCCAGCAGAAGTATTTGAAAATAAACTTCCAGAACCATTCCTAGGATTAAAAACAGTAGGGGAGCTTTACGGTATGATGCTTTATCATGAAGCGGATCATCTTGGGCAAATGAAGGCGATGGAACGAATTATTAAAGCTCTTTAG